A region of the Candidatus Neomarinimicrobiota bacterium genome:
GATGTCGTTTTCTTTCAAAAGCTTCTTCACTTCGTCACTAAGGCCGCCGGCCTTAAATTCCTTTAGGACCTGGGGATCGAATTTCCCCCCCAGCTCATCCTCCAGTTGCTTGATGATATCCTCATTCCCAAACTGACCGACGGGACCCATCGACTTTCCGGCGGGGATAAATTCCTGAAGCTTCTCCGCAAAGGAATTGGAGCCGGGGATCACCCTAAATACGGCGTCGTACACTTTAGGCGCGAAACCCTTGAGATACGGATATGATTTTGACTTGGCCTCAATATCATTGGTGAATTTATCCATCGGTAAAATTGTAATGGCCCAAAGAACCCCGCTGAGGATCACGGCCCCCTTAAGTGCGCCGAACAGCGCACCACCGGATCTGTCGAGCCAGTTCATCATAGCGAACTGCATAATCCCCTTAATGATGATAGCCGCAACACGGACAATAATGAGCGTTACAAAGAAGATGAGCACATAACTCATGACAGCCAGCGTACTTTGATCCGCCTCCAGGCGTGCGCCCAGAACAGCCGTACCCGCGTCCCCGAACTGTATGGCCGCCAGGATAGCTGCGACGATCCCAACAAGTTTAAATAACTCGGTGACCAGTCCTCTTCGAAACCCCATAAAGCCAAGGAAGCCGAGGACGGCCAGGGTTATAATGTCGAAGTAGTGCATGTATTCGGCCTTCTCTATTTAGAAACAGATGAACGACCAAGCATCTGTTTGATCACTCGGATATCGATGGCAGAGACGTGCCATGGCACGTCTCTACAGCAGAATCGTTCATATTTTCTCAGGACAACTTCTCTTTTACGATCTGCTGTACCAGACTACCGTCAGCCTGTCCTCTGACCTTTGGCATAATTGCGCCCATAACCCGGCCCATGTCCTGCATGGTACTGGCGCCGGTCTCTTCAAGGATTTCGTCCACCAGCTCCCGGATGTCATCTTCACTCAACTGCTCAGGTAGGTACGTCTCGATAATCTCCAGTTCAGCCTGTTCCTGATCGGCCAACTCGGTGCGTCCACCCTCCTGATATGATTCGATTGCTTCACGACGACGCTTCGCCGCTGACGACAACACCTTGATCTGCTCCTCTTC
Encoded here:
- a CDS encoding GatB/YqeY domain-containing protein, translating into MSLIDKLNDDLKSAMKSKDKVRLETIRSLKSMLREKEIEKNDDLSEEEQIKVLSSAAKRRREAIESYQEGGRTELADQEQAELEIIETYLPEQLSEDDIRELVDEILEETGASTMQDMGRVMGAIMPKVRGQADGSLVQQIVKEKLS
- a CDS encoding CvpA family protein is translated as MHYFDIITLAVLGFLGFMGFRRGLVTELFKLVGIVAAILAAIQFGDAGTAVLGARLEADQSTLAVMSYVLIFFVTLIIVRVAAIIIKGIMQFAMMNWLDRSGGALFGALKGAVILSGVLWAITILPMDKFTNDIEAKSKSYPYLKGFAPKVYDAVFRVIPGSNSFAEKLQEFIPAGKSMGPVGQFGNEDIIKQLEDELGGKFDPQVLKEFKAGGLSDEVKKLLKENDIDISEGEPGSTDRFSQEQKEKLEQLLEKYKSESGDELPGIP